A portion of the Cellulophaga algicola DSM 14237 genome contains these proteins:
- a CDS encoding type I restriction endonuclease subunit R, which produces MSHQSETILENNLIQQLVGLGYTAVKIPDATALVANLKSQLEAFNKTSYSNKEFDGILNHLEKGKVFEKAKTLRDRFSFIRENGEVCYVRFFNSENWNNNLFQVTNQISLEGSYKNRYDVTLLVNGLPLVQLELKRRGIEIKEAFNQINRYQLHSFWSTHGLFQYVQLFIISNGGNTKYLANNELQSVLQTFFWADKNNKRITELPEFAAAFLNIDHLGKMIAQYVVINETYKNMMVLRPYQYYATEAIIHQVKNTTTNGYIWHTTGSGKTLTSFKASQILMDLPEVYKVVFVVDRKDLDYQTMKEFNAFKEGSVDTTENTTSLVHQFLGKFKDKKGVRKDSDLIITTIQKLNNAISGHNKTKLSPLKNERFVFIFDECHRSQFGDTHARITEFFSNSQLFGFTGTPIFADNASKNDLGKRTTKDLFGNCLHKYVITDAIRDENVLRFAIEYIGKYKNKSQTFIDIEVEDIDKKEVLDSPKRLTKIADYIIAHHDQKTFSKAYSALFAVSSIDNLITYYDIFQQKKEAGEHNLRIATIFTYGTNEANDDAQDYLPEDDLGMAAEPQETYKTSHSRDKLEKYIGDYNAMYSTSYTTKDQQQFENYFKNISQRLKEREKKNFNDEKDRLDIVIVVNMMLTGFDAKKVNTLYVDKNLKQHGLIQAFSRTNRILGDQKSQGNILCFRNLKKATDDAITLFSNKDAIEVVTMPDYEVIAEKFDEALQKLREITPTYQSVNDLATENDEAAFVQAFRRLLRNMNVLQSYTDFDWDDLPISEQEFADYQGKYKDLYDKVRRANAKQKTSILADIDFELELIHSDTINVAYIFILLAKLKNAKSSEAKAQKKAILDLLGGDTMLRSKRELIEKFIDENLPKIDDTDTIQDEFESYWQEQKVLALGKLCDEENLDKAQFKALIDTYIYSGQEPIKDDVFKCLDNRPSILKAREIGERILSKMKEFVQIFVEGMTG; this is translated from the coding sequence ATGAGCCATCAATCCGAAACCATACTAGAAAACAACCTAATCCAACAACTAGTTGGTTTAGGTTACACTGCTGTAAAAATACCAGATGCTACTGCACTTGTTGCTAATTTAAAAAGTCAGCTAGAGGCATTTAATAAAACCTCCTATTCTAATAAGGAATTTGATGGGATCTTAAATCATTTAGAAAAAGGTAAGGTATTTGAAAAAGCCAAAACCTTACGAGACAGGTTTAGTTTTATCAGAGAAAATGGCGAGGTATGTTATGTGCGCTTTTTTAATTCAGAAAATTGGAACAACAACTTGTTTCAAGTTACCAACCAAATAAGCTTAGAGGGGTCTTATAAAAACAGGTATGATGTAACGCTTTTAGTAAATGGCTTGCCTTTGGTGCAATTAGAATTAAAGCGTAGAGGTATTGAAATTAAAGAAGCTTTTAACCAAATAAACAGGTACCAATTACATAGTTTCTGGAGTACTCATGGCTTGTTTCAATACGTTCAATTATTTATCATTAGTAATGGTGGTAACACCAAATATTTGGCAAATAATGAGTTACAGTCGGTTTTACAGACCTTCTTTTGGGCAGACAAAAACAATAAACGTATTACGGAGCTGCCTGAATTTGCAGCTGCATTTTTAAATATTGACCACTTAGGTAAAATGATTGCGCAATACGTGGTCATCAATGAAACCTACAAAAACATGATGGTCTTGCGCCCCTATCAATACTACGCTACTGAGGCTATCATTCATCAAGTAAAGAACACTACTACTAACGGGTATATCTGGCACACTACAGGTTCTGGTAAAACATTAACCTCATTTAAGGCGAGTCAAATTTTAATGGATTTGCCGGAGGTATACAAAGTAGTTTTTGTAGTAGATCGTAAAGATCTGGATTACCAAACCATGAAAGAGTTTAATGCTTTTAAAGAGGGTAGTGTAGATACTACAGAGAACACTACAAGTTTGGTGCATCAATTTCTAGGCAAATTTAAAGATAAAAAGGGCGTTCGTAAAGATTCTGATTTAATCATTACCACCATTCAAAAATTAAATAATGCTATTTCTGGGCATAACAAAACCAAATTATCGCCTTTAAAAAATGAACGTTTTGTGTTTATTTTTGACGAATGTCACCGTAGTCAGTTTGGTGACACCCATGCAAGAATTACAGAATTTTTTAGCAACAGCCAATTATTTGGTTTTACAGGAACCCCAATTTTTGCAGATAATGCTTCTAAAAATGACTTAGGGAAGCGTACCACTAAAGATTTGTTTGGCAATTGCCTTCATAAATATGTAATTACAGATGCTATCCGTGATGAGAATGTCTTGCGCTTTGCCATAGAGTATATTGGTAAATACAAAAACAAGAGTCAGACTTTTATAGATATAGAAGTAGAGGATATTGATAAGAAAGAAGTATTAGATTCTCCAAAAAGATTAACCAAGATTGCAGATTACATTATAGCACATCATGATCAAAAAACCTTTAGCAAAGCATATTCTGCCCTGTTTGCCGTAAGTAGCATTGATAATCTTATTACCTATTATGATATTTTTCAGCAGAAAAAAGAAGCTGGCGAACATAATTTACGCATAGCTACCATATTTACCTATGGCACCAATGAAGCCAATGACGATGCTCAAGATTACTTACCTGAAGATGATTTAGGAATGGCTGCAGAACCCCAAGAAACGTACAAAACAAGCCATTCAAGAGATAAGCTAGAAAAGTATATTGGTGATTATAACGCCATGTACAGTACCAGCTATACAACAAAAGACCAACAACAATTTGAAAATTATTTTAAAAATATAAGTCAACGTTTAAAAGAGCGTGAGAAAAAAAACTTTAATGATGAAAAAGACCGTTTAGATATTGTTATTGTAGTGAACATGATGCTTACCGGTTTTGATGCTAAAAAGGTAAACACATTGTATGTTGATAAAAATTTAAAGCAGCATGGCTTAATACAAGCTTTCTCTAGAACTAATAGAATTTTAGGCGATCAAAAATCTCAAGGAAATATTTTATGCTTTAGAAATCTAAAAAAGGCTACGGACGATGCCATTACCTTATTTTCAAATAAAGATGCTATTGAGGTAGTGACCATGCCAGATTATGAGGTAATTGCAGAAAAGTTTGATGAAGCACTACAAAAACTACGAGAAATAACACCCACCTACCAAAGCGTTAATGACTTAGCTACGGAAAATGATGAAGCTGCCTTTGTACAAGCTTTTAGAAGACTTTTAAGAAATATGAACGTGCTGCAATCATATACAGATTTTGATTGGGATGATTTACCAATAAGTGAGCAAGAATTTGCAGATTACCAAGGTAAATACAAAGATTTATATGATAAAGTAAGGAGGGCTAACGCAAAACAAAAAACATCAATCCTAGCAGATATAGATTTTGAATTAGAGTTAATACACAGCGATACTATTAATGTAGCTTATATTTTTATACTATTAGCGAAACTCAAAAATGCAAAGTCGTCTGAAGCAAAGGCACAGAAAAAAGCAATATTAGATCTTTTGGGTGGTGATACTATGTTGCGTAGCAAACGTGAACTTATCGAAAAATTTATAGATGAAAATCTACCAAAAATTGATGACACAGATACTATTCAAGATGAATTTGAATCCTATTGGCAAGAGCAAAAAGTACTAGCACTGGGTAAACTATGTGACGAAGAGAATTTAGATAAAGCACAGTTTAAAGCCTTAATTGACACCTACATCTATAGCGGACAAGAGCCTATAAAAGATGACGTCTTTAAATGTTTAGACAATAGACCTAGTATTTTAAAAGCACGTGAAATAGGGGAACGCATTTTATCTAAAATGAAAGAATTTGTACAGATTTTCGTAGAGGGTATGACGGGGTAA
- a CDS encoding Fic family protein, with product MEIEIPSIKTSVFQGNTTPENGKIVGYGAIIEKLKLPIPFPNTLALITEKSKKYNTDYWKVFPASYQPEETLYKQLVFAIKYEGINLLVFKALFNKASKNEIQAILNIEPMGQYSRKIWFLYEWLQQEEINVSVDLKKRKYIPLLDTKIQYAIKGEESVRQKIINNLPGTKDFCPLLFKTAKLEAHINANISGKKNVFLNTIHKDVLQRASSFLLLKDSKASFTIEGENPANNRAMRWGKAIGQAGQKPLSIEELLRLQQIVIENSRFIAMGLRKKGGFVGEHDRATGEPIPDHISAKEEDVEQLLKGLIATNEALQDDTYDAVLAAATIAFGFVFIHPFVDGNGRLHRYIIHHILAKKEFTQQGVIFPVSSSILDHIDDYKTVLESYSHPLLDHIEWKETEDHNVEVTNDTIDLYRYFDATKQAEFLYDCVEDTLERVIPEEVIYLQNYDAFKRYIDNHFEMPDKMVAILVRFLEQNDGVLSKRALKKEFLALTEKEIKEIETNYNSIFLEA from the coding sequence ATGGAAATAGAGATCCCATCAATTAAAACATCCGTATTTCAAGGTAACACCACACCTGAAAACGGGAAAATAGTGGGTTATGGTGCCATTATAGAAAAATTGAAGTTACCCATACCATTTCCAAATACATTAGCGCTTATTACTGAAAAAAGTAAAAAATACAATACCGATTATTGGAAAGTTTTTCCAGCTTCATACCAACCAGAAGAAACCTTATATAAACAACTCGTATTTGCAATTAAATATGAGGGCATTAACCTTTTAGTGTTTAAAGCGCTATTTAATAAGGCCTCTAAAAATGAAATACAAGCTATTTTAAATATAGAGCCAATGGGCCAATACAGCCGAAAAATTTGGTTTTTATACGAATGGCTGCAACAAGAGGAAATTAATGTATCGGTAGATTTAAAAAAACGTAAATACATTCCTCTATTAGATACTAAAATACAATACGCAATAAAAGGAGAGGAATCCGTAAGACAAAAAATTATAAACAACCTTCCTGGGACAAAAGACTTTTGCCCATTACTATTTAAAACAGCTAAGCTAGAAGCACATATAAATGCTAATATCTCTGGCAAGAAAAATGTATTCCTCAATACTATTCATAAAGATGTTTTACAAAGAGCATCTTCTTTTTTATTGTTAAAAGATTCTAAAGCTTCATTTACCATAGAAGGCGAAAATCCCGCAAATAATAGGGCAATGCGTTGGGGAAAGGCTATTGGTCAAGCAGGTCAAAAACCATTAAGTATTGAGGAGTTACTTCGCCTACAACAAATAGTTATAGAAAACAGTAGATTTATAGCAATGGGATTGCGAAAAAAAGGAGGTTTTGTTGGAGAACATGACCGCGCCACAGGCGAACCTATTCCGGACCATATTTCCGCCAAAGAAGAAGATGTTGAACAATTATTAAAAGGATTAATTGCTACCAATGAAGCATTGCAGGATGATACCTATGATGCCGTGTTAGCAGCAGCTACCATAGCATTTGGCTTTGTTTTTATTCACCCTTTTGTTGATGGAAATGGCCGTTTACACCGGTATATTATTCATCATATTTTGGCAAAAAAAGAATTTACACAACAGGGTGTTATTTTCCCTGTATCGTCATCAATACTGGACCACATTGATGATTATAAAACCGTTTTAGAATCGTATTCACATCCCTTATTGGATCATATTGAATGGAAAGAAACCGAAGATCATAATGTAGAAGTTACAAATGATACTATAGATCTTTACCGTTATTTTGACGCAACTAAACAAGCGGAATTTTTATATGATTGTGTGGAAGATACTTTAGAACGTGTTATTCCGGAAGAAGTAATCTATTTACAAAACTATGATGCCTTTAAAAGATATATAGATAACCATTTTGAAATGCCGGATAAAATGGTTGCTATACTGGTTCGTTTTTTAGAGCAAAATGATGGGGTATTATCAAAAAGAGCTTTAAAAAAGGAATTTTTAGCGTTAACAGAGAAAGAAATTAAGGAAATCGAAACAAATTATAATAGCATTTTTTTAGAAGCATAA
- a CDS encoding restriction endonuclease subunit S gives MAAHTDKAQILVPKLRFKEFDGEWRMSQFGKLYKFYTTNSFSRDKLNYESGKVKNIHYGDIHTKFQSYFYLNNEYVPFVNDDLDLSKIKDEAFCKIGDLIIADASEDYADIGKTIEIIDINDEKVIAGLHTFLARPFSKETYIGFISYLLKSWNLRKQIMTIAQGTKVLGLSMGRFSQLKLNTPSLPEQQKIASFLSAVDEKIQQLNKKKTLLEQYKKGVMQQLFSGDLRFKDENGGDFPDWEENKQLGTLTYKVGKKNKNNIQYPIYSINNQEGFRPQSEQFDGLDSNDRGYDISLYKIVDAETFAYNPARINVGSIGYSYDLKRVIVSSLYVCFKTKDTLEDLFLLAYLDTYSFQKDILRYEEGGVRQYLFYDNFSHIKIPLPTTQEQQKIANYLSAIDTKIETVNQQINKTQAFKKGLLQGMFV, from the coding sequence ATGGCAGCGCATACAGATAAAGCACAAATACTTGTTCCAAAACTCCGTTTTAAAGAGTTTGATGGAGAGTGGAGAATGTCACAATTTGGTAAACTTTATAAATTTTATACAACCAATTCATTTTCTAGAGATAAATTAAATTATGAAAGTGGAAAAGTAAAAAATATCCATTATGGGGATATTCACACCAAATTCCAATCTTATTTTTATTTAAATAATGAATATGTACCTTTTGTTAATGATGACCTAGATTTATCAAAAATAAAAGATGAAGCCTTTTGCAAAATAGGCGATTTAATAATTGCAGATGCATCCGAAGATTATGCAGACATTGGAAAAACAATTGAAATTATTGACATCAATGACGAAAAAGTAATAGCTGGTCTTCATACCTTTTTAGCTAGACCTTTTTCTAAAGAAACTTATATTGGTTTCATTAGTTATTTATTGAAGTCATGGAATTTGCGAAAACAAATTATGACAATAGCCCAAGGAACAAAAGTACTAGGTTTGTCTATGGGTAGATTTTCACAATTAAAACTAAACACACCCTCCCTCCCCGAACAACAAAAAATAGCTTCTTTTTTAAGTGCGGTAGATGAAAAAATACAGCAACTCAATAAAAAGAAAACCCTTTTAGAGCAGTACAAAAAAGGGGTCATGCAACAATTGTTTTCTGGTGATTTACGATTTAAAGACGAGAATGGCGGCGACTTTCCGGATTGGGAGGAGAATAAACAACTAGGAACTTTGACTTATAAAGTTGGAAAGAAAAATAAAAATAATATTCAGTATCCTATTTATTCAATAAACAACCAGGAGGGCTTTAGGCCTCAATCGGAACAGTTTGATGGTTTGGATAGTAATGACAGAGGATATGATATCAGCTTGTATAAGATTGTAGACGCAGAAACCTTTGCTTATAATCCTGCTAGAATAAATGTTGGTTCTATTGGGTATAGTTATGATTTGAAAAGAGTCATTGTTAGCTCTCTATATGTTTGTTTCAAAACCAAGGATACTCTAGAGGATTTGTTCCTTTTGGCTTATTTAGATACTTATAGTTTTCAAAAGGATATTTTAAGATATGAAGAGGGTGGTGTAAGACAGTATTTGTTCTACGACAATTTCTCTCATATCAAAATACCATTACCAACTACTCAAGAACAACAAAAAATAGCCAATTATTTATCGGCCATTGACACTAAAATAGAAACCGTAAACCAACAAATAAACAAAACACAAGCCTTTAAAAAAGGGCTGTTGCAGGGAATGTTTGTGTAG
- a CDS encoding retropepsin-like aspartic protease family protein, whose translation MFLSCNRPNRNSESENTKRINSNSTRDNSLTLNNKKQATSVHMTNTHGVFEVPITVNGTLMNFIFDTGASSISISSTEAMFLYKQGTISDDDILGSIFFQDATGAVYEGTQILLKSVKIGTREIHNVKASVVHNLEAPLLLGQSALGEFGKVTIDYNENIISFE comes from the coding sequence ATGTTTCTATCTTGTAATAGACCAAATAGGAATTCGGAAAGTGAAAATACTAAACGAATAAATTCCAATTCTACTCGGGATAATTCATTAACATTAAATAATAAAAAGCAAGCTACTTCGGTACATATGACTAATACTCATGGAGTATTTGAGGTCCCGATTACTGTAAATGGCACTTTAATGAATTTCATTTTTGATACAGGAGCTAGTAGTATATCAATATCTTCAACGGAGGCTATGTTCTTATACAAGCAGGGGACAATATCCGATGATGACATACTGGGGTCTATTTTCTTTCAAGATGCAACAGGAGCGGTCTATGAAGGTACACAGATTTTATTGAAATCAGTTAAAATTGGTACTAGGGAGATACACAATGTAAAGGCTTCAGTTGTCCATAATCTGGAGGCGCCACTACTTTTGGGACAATCAGCCCTTGGAGAGTTTGGAAAAGTAACTATAGATTATAACGAAAACATAATTAGCTTTGAATAG
- a CDS encoding PD-(D/E)XK nuclease family protein: MKLPSFFIDDSDSMKYEETIDFFMSWTIRCADSKYLNGSNKTYDRSRLILSKLLHFENAEGLLFSDIKVWKQFENIDLWVELKVNDQDYALIIENKMYSKIHSNQLGRYQKIAEEHYKNDPSRIIIYVLLRPDYELEKQDRPLVILTAFNAVNLEELADCLEEKRTGHDLFDEFWFNWTLDSKEKREKKI; the protein is encoded by the coding sequence ATGAAACTACCCAGCTTTTTTATTGACGACTCAGATTCTATGAAATATGAAGAAACCATAGATTTTTTTATGTCATGGACCATTCGCTGTGCCGATAGTAAATACTTAAATGGCAGCAATAAAACCTATGACAGATCACGATTGATACTTAGTAAACTATTACATTTTGAAAATGCTGAAGGGTTGCTATTTTCTGATATAAAAGTTTGGAAACAATTTGAGAATATAGATTTATGGGTTGAACTAAAAGTTAATGATCAAGACTATGCACTTATTATCGAGAATAAAATGTATTCTAAGATTCATTCAAACCAATTGGGTAGGTATCAAAAAATAGCTGAAGAACATTATAAAAATGATCCTTCTAGAATTATCATATACGTTCTTTTACGACCAGATTATGAGCTTGAAAAACAAGATAGACCTCTGGTTATTCTTACCGCATTCAATGCTGTAAACCTAGAAGAACTAGCAGACTGTTTAGAAGAAAAAAGAACAGGACATGATCTGTTTGATGAATTCTGGTTTAACTGGACACTGGACAGCAAAGAAAAACGAGAGAAAAAAATATAA
- a CDS encoding helix-turn-helix domain-containing protein — protein MHSKYLIEAIKTRRDNLDVTQEMLADLSGVGLRTLKQFESGKGNPTLETLQKLGNALGMELTFTVKELK, from the coding sequence ATGCACTCAAAATATTTAATAGAAGCTATAAAAACACGTAGAGACAATCTAGATGTAACACAAGAAATGCTTGCGGACCTTTCTGGTGTAGGTTTGCGTACGCTTAAACAATTTGAAAGCGGTAAAGGAAATCCAACCCTAGAAACGTTACAAAAATTAGGTAATGCATTAGGTATGGAATTAACATTTACGGTTAAAGAACTTAAATAA
- a CDS encoding ISAon1 family transposase N-terminal region protein, with the protein MELSIDLLKLILPELLLTHFDLVTHKTEDGTLHLSFEEKKDSPKEEKHRILIAHGFHKEIVVQDFPLRGKSVYLHIKRRRWLDKRTNEIVQRDWDLVAQGTRMTIEFAAFLKVLGRY; encoded by the coding sequence TTGGAACTATCTATAGACCTATTAAAGCTTATACTACCTGAACTATTACTAACCCACTTCGACCTAGTCACCCATAAAACGGAAGACGGTACGCTCCATTTATCTTTTGAAGAAAAGAAGGACAGCCCTAAAGAAGAAAAACATCGCATTTTAATAGCCCATGGTTTTCATAAAGAGATAGTAGTCCAAGACTTTCCATTGCGGGGAAAGTCAGTTTATCTCCACATTAAGCGACGCCGTTGGCTTGATAAGCGCACTAACGAAATAGTGCAAAGAGATTGGGATCTGGTCGCACAGGGAACACGAATGACCATCGAGTTCGCTGCTTTTTTAAAAGTACTTGGTCGATACTAA
- a CDS encoding HipA N-terminal domain-containing protein gives MRQAEVLYKKEKAGMLTQLDDASFVFTYQDSWFNDINKPAISLTLPKTQQEYTSKYLFSFFYNMLPEGSNKQTVCFQNRIDTKDHFGILLTTAKQDTIGAVTIKKLDK, from the coding sequence ATGAGACAAGCTGAGGTGCTATATAAAAAAGAAAAGGCAGGCATGTTGACACAGTTAGACGATGCCAGTTTTGTGTTTACGTATCAAGATAGTTGGTTTAACGATATTAATAAACCAGCAATTAGTTTAACCTTACCTAAAACACAACAAGAATATACGTCTAAATATTTGTTTTCTTTTTTTTATAATATGTTACCAGAAGGCTCTAATAAGCAAACGGTTTGTTTTCAAAACCGTATAGATACCAAAGATCATTTTGGCATCTTGTTAACAACAGCAAAACAAGATACTATTGGTGCAGTAACTATTAAAAAACTAGACAAATAA
- a CDS encoding membrane protein yields the protein MSAKKKNTDFFWVSFSDLMTSLFFIMLVLFVLTVVYLRIEQKKIIAEKEELEKIVQLEEQFKPLQLDGDFYYLEACKKFVAKDLLGKEIFERNKTEILVEYIEPTLLVGRKLEKFLNKLEKNNPTFSYLLVIEGNMGNSYDLKFAKDDSFGYKKSYERALAVYNLWVANDVNFRKSNVEVLISGSGFNGLCREQNEENNKRFSIQIIPKVSNNTNYKNE from the coding sequence ATGTCAGCTAAGAAAAAAAATACAGATTTCTTTTGGGTTAGCTTCTCTGACCTTATGACTAGCCTATTCTTCATAATGTTAGTCTTATTTGTTTTGACCGTGGTTTATTTACGAATAGAACAAAAAAAGATTATAGCTGAAAAGGAGGAATTGGAAAAAATCGTTCAATTAGAAGAGCAATTTAAACCATTACAACTAGATGGAGATTTTTATTATTTGGAGGCTTGTAAAAAGTTTGTTGCAAAAGACTTGTTAGGCAAGGAAATTTTTGAGCGTAATAAAACTGAAATTTTGGTTGAGTATATTGAACCCACTTTGCTTGTGGGTAGAAAACTAGAAAAATTCTTAAATAAATTAGAAAAAAACAATCCCACTTTTTCATATCTCCTTGTAATTGAGGGTAATATGGGTAATTCATATGATTTAAAATTTGCTAAAGATGATAGTTTTGGGTATAAAAAAAGCTATGAGCGCGCACTTGCTGTTTATAATCTGTGGGTTGCGAATGATGTTAATTTTAGAAAATCTAACGTAGAAGTTTTGATTTCGGGAAGTGGTTTTAATGGTCTCTGTAGAGAGCAAAACGAAGAGAATAATAAGAGATTCTCAATTCAAATTATTCCTAAAGTGAGTAACAATACCAATTACAAAAATGAATAA
- a CDS encoding GIY-YIG nuclease family protein codes for MKPGFVYILANKNNTTLYVGVTSNLLQRIERHKTKFYPKSFSARYNVNKLVYYEAFQDIGAAIAREKQLKAGSRTKKIALIEKENPDWEDLTEQATDCFG; via the coding sequence ATGAAACCAGGATTTGTATACATACTCGCTAATAAAAACAATACCACACTTTATGTTGGAGTAACCAGTAATTTGCTACAGCGTATAGAACGCCATAAAACAAAGTTTTATCCAAAGTCGTTTTCTGCCCGGTATAACGTAAACAAATTAGTGTATTATGAAGCCTTTCAAGACATAGGAGCTGCCATTGCCAGAGAGAAACAATTAAAAGCTGGCAGTAGAACTAAAAAAATAGCCCTGATAGAAAAGGAAAATCCTGATTGGGAAGACCTCACCGAACAGGCAACAGATTGCTTTGGGTAG
- a CDS encoding type II toxin-antitoxin system HipA family toxin, with the protein MAIPQITVCPSTLAKENDSYSNTALRRVFKGKKVSPFLPYDSPASNDITDALFTENRKRMSISGVQEKFSVLLEKNKLRLVEENEQGQYILKPIPKVGKNANQMPANEHVTMQIARQVFNIETAENALIFFKNGNPAYITKRFDVKEDGRKWAQEDFASLAQRTPQTHGEDYKYGGNYLELFTILKKYVPAYAVESIKLFKLILFNYLFSNGDAHFKNFSLIETPLGDFKLSPAYDLLNSRLHIDDKDFALEDGLLPPNLKQGKVTEQFYVLGEQAGISIKQIDNVFNSLTAKSDAVLKLIEASFLDEKAKRNYIQAYQTRLNKLRRPLVVNIQ; encoded by the coding sequence ATGGCAATACCACAAATTACAGTTTGCCCAAGCACACTTGCTAAAGAGAATGATTCTTATAGTAACACCGCTTTAAGACGTGTGTTTAAGGGTAAAAAAGTAAGTCCCTTTTTACCTTATGATTCCCCAGCAAGCAACGACATTACCGATGCGCTATTTACAGAAAACAGAAAACGCATGTCTATTTCTGGTGTGCAAGAAAAATTTTCGGTCCTATTAGAAAAAAACAAGTTACGTTTAGTAGAAGAAAACGAACAAGGACAATACATCTTAAAACCAATACCTAAGGTTGGTAAAAACGCCAATCAAATGCCCGCAAACGAGCATGTAACTATGCAAATTGCAAGACAAGTATTTAATATAGAAACTGCCGAAAATGCACTCATCTTCTTTAAAAATGGTAATCCTGCATATATTACAAAACGGTTTGATGTAAAAGAAGATGGTCGTAAATGGGCACAAGAAGATTTTGCATCTTTAGCACAACGAACACCACAAACACACGGCGAAGATTATAAATATGGAGGTAATTATTTAGAGCTGTTTACTATTTTAAAAAAGTATGTTCCAGCCTATGCTGTAGAATCTATTAAACTATTTAAGCTTATTCTTTTTAATTATTTGTTTTCTAATGGCGATGCGCATTTTAAAAACTTCTCACTGATAGAAACCCCTTTAGGCGATTTTAAATTAAGTCCGGCTTACGATTTATTAAACAGTAGATTACATATAGACGATAAAGATTTTGCTTTAGAAGATGGTTTATTACCACCTAATTTAAAACAAGGTAAGGTTACAGAACAGTTTTATGTGTTAGGCGAACAAGCAGGCATTTCAATAAAACAAATAGATAACGTATTTAATTCTTTAACGGCTAAAAGTGATGCCGTATTAAAATTAATTGAAGCTTCTTTTTTAGATGAAAAAGCAAAACGAAATTACATTCAAGCCTACCAAACCCGATTAAATAAATTACGACGTCCACTAGTTGTGAATATTCAGTAG
- a CDS encoding thermonuclease family protein — protein MNRSIFILLIILVFACKRNRSQFESQPENISRYDKGDANISTEVKDTLKPKYLEAKIIRILDGDTVEVLYGELPIKLRLAHIDCPEKRGKQPFGNKAKLALSDLCFGQMVQIDSDKKFDRNGRLIGVIFNADGLNVNKEMVRLGMAWHYKKYSDDRSYDLLEKEARKNKVGLWIDPAPIAPWAFR, from the coding sequence TTGAATAGAAGTATATTTATATTACTAATTATTTTAGTATTTGCTTGTAAAAGGAATAGGTCGCAATTTGAATCTCAACCTGAAAATATATCTAGGTATGATAAAGGTGATGCAAACATATCAACGGAGGTAAAGGATACATTAAAACCGAAATATTTAGAGGCTAAAATCATAAGAATTTTAGATGGCGATACAGTTGAGGTGCTATATGGAGAGCTACCAATAAAATTACGCTTAGCACATATAGATTGCCCAGAGAAAAGAGGCAAACAGCCTTTTGGAAATAAAGCTAAACTAGCCTTGTCAGATTTATGTTTTGGACAAATGGTACAAATCGACTCCGATAAAAAATTTGACCGCAATGGTAGGTTGATAGGTGTAATTTTTAATGCAGACGGTTTGAATGTAAATAAAGAAATGGTGCGTTTAGGAATGGCATGGCACTATAAAAAATACTCGGATGATAGGAGTTATGATCTATTAGAAAAAGAGGCCAGAAAGAATAAAGTAGGTTTATGGATAGACCCTGCCCCAATTGCTCCATGGGCTTTTCGATAG